The genomic segment CAGTACCTGCGCCCCAGCGTGCGCCACCACCCGGTGGCGCGGTGGGTGCGCCCGGAGGAGTTCGTGGCGCTGGCCGCGGAGGCGGAGCGGATCGGCTTCGCCGGGGTGCTGTCCGGGCCCCTGGTGCGCTCCTCCTACCGCGCGGGCCGCCTGTGGGCGCAGGCCATGCAGCGCCGCGGGCAGGCGATCCCGGCCGACCTCGCGCACCTGGCGCAGAGCGGGCCCGCGCGCCAGGAGGCGTCGAGCCTGCTGCCTGCGCCTCGCTGACCGCTGCCGCGCGACCTCTTCCGGTGACCTGCCCGGGTGACCGCCGCTCCGTGACGGCGGGGCGCTGAGCCGTACCCTGGACGCCATGCCCCGCAGGCCCGCTCCCGCCCCCTCCCGCGGCGCCGCGCCCAGCACCCGCTCCAGCGGCGCCACGCCCGTCGGCGCCGCGTCCGGCAGCACCGGTCCGTCCCCCCGCCGCGGCCTCCTGCGCCGACGCGGCGGGGGCGCCTCCTCCAGCAAGCAGGGCCGGCTGAGCCAGCTGCGCGCCGTCTACCGCATGACGCGCACCCACGATCCCGCCGTCACGTGGTGGGTGCTCGGCGCGTTCGTGCTCGTCCTCGGGCTCGCCCTGGCGATCGGGTTCGCCACGGGCCACCCGATCTACGCGACGATCCTCGGCCTGCCGCTCGCGCTGCTGGCAGCGCTGTTCTTCCTGGCGCGGCGCGCCGAGCGGGCGGCGTACGGGCAGCTCGCGGGCCAGCCGGGCGCCGCGGGCGCGGCGCTGCGCGTGCTGCGCCGCGGCTGGCACGTCGAGGACGAGCCCGTGGCGATCGACCCCCGCACCCGCGACGCCGTCTTCCGCGTCGTGGGGCGCCCCGGCGTGGTGCTCGTCTCCGACGGCCCCGCCCACCGGGTCGGCAAGCTGCTCGAGGCCGAGCGCCGCCGGGTCGCCCGCGTCCTGCCCGACGTCCCGGTGCACCTGGTGCAGGCCGGGGACGGCGAGGGCCAGGTGCCGCTGTCCGCGCTGCCCCGGCGCGTGATGCGCCTGAAGGGCGGGCTGACCAAGCAGGAGGTCGCCGAGGTCGTCCGGCGCCTGCGCGCCCTCGGCGGCCTGCGCCCGCCGATCCCGCGCGGCATCGACCCGACGCGCGTGCGCCCGGACCGCAAGGGCGCGCGCGGCCGCTGACCGCTCCGTCACCCGTGCGGGCGATGGAGCGGAGCAGCTCGGCCACGCGGGCGTGGCACGATCCGGGGATGGAG from the Quadrisphaera sp. DSM 44207 genome contains:
- a CDS encoding DUF4191 domain-containing protein — protein: MPRRPAPAPSRGAAPSTRSSGATPVGAASGSTGPSPRRGLLRRRGGGASSSKQGRLSQLRAVYRMTRTHDPAVTWWVLGAFVLVLGLALAIGFATGHPIYATILGLPLALLAALFFLARRAERAAYGQLAGQPGAAGAALRVLRRGWHVEDEPVAIDPRTRDAVFRVVGRPGVVLVSDGPAHRVGKLLEAERRRVARVLPDVPVHLVQAGDGEGQVPLSALPRRVMRLKGGLTKQEVAEVVRRLRALGGLRPPIPRGIDPTRVRPDRKGARGR